In Synechococcus sp. RS9909, one genomic interval encodes:
- a CDS encoding FAD-dependent oxidoreductase: MSTTTLPERAAVVIVGGGMAGLSCAAALARQDVGDVVLLEAQTLAHAGASSFGESRMYREMYSDPVLCRLAQEANRLWREEERHAGEALREPHGLLFYGESWEEETIEGSIPGARRVMDDQGIPYEALNAEAIAARFPLRPKPNFTGLFEPTAGAVRSDKVVAHWIRTARAAGHQLIEHCPVAGIDARGGGVSLENGHHISADQVVVACGIWSQLLLAPLGLAPKLEVWPMLWAHYTVDPALAERYPQWFCFQRERGDDGGLYYGFPVLSCTADGRPRIKAGIDWAPEALRVQDPNAMTREVPARLLELLDNFLFNALEGVQERVDTVISPYSMASDVNFVLDRLTPTLSVFAGGSGQAFKFAPLIGESLARLASGRPPAVDLTCWSHQRDAVRA, translated from the coding sequence ATGAGCACCACCACGCTTCCCGAGCGCGCCGCTGTTGTGATCGTGGGCGGCGGCATGGCAGGCCTCAGCTGCGCAGCCGCCCTGGCCCGCCAGGACGTGGGCGACGTGGTGCTGCTGGAGGCACAGACCCTGGCCCATGCGGGCGCCAGCAGCTTCGGTGAATCGCGCATGTATCGGGAGATGTATTCCGATCCCGTGCTCTGCCGCCTGGCGCAGGAAGCCAACCGGCTCTGGCGCGAGGAGGAACGCCACGCCGGCGAAGCGCTGCGCGAACCCCATGGCCTGCTGTTTTACGGCGAAAGCTGGGAGGAGGAAACGATCGAGGGTTCCATCCCCGGCGCCCGACGGGTGATGGACGACCAGGGCATTCCCTATGAAGCGTTGAACGCCGAAGCGATCGCCGCCCGCTTCCCGCTCCGCCCGAAACCCAACTTCACCGGTCTGTTCGAACCGACCGCCGGGGCCGTGCGCAGCGACAAGGTGGTGGCCCACTGGATCCGCACCGCCCGCGCTGCCGGCCATCAACTGATCGAACACTGCCCGGTGGCCGGCATCGATGCCCGTGGTGGGGGCGTGAGTCTGGAGAACGGCCACCACATCAGCGCCGATCAGGTGGTGGTGGCCTGCGGGATCTGGAGCCAGTTGCTGCTCGCTCCCCTCGGCCTCGCCCCGAAGCTGGAGGTTTGGCCCATGCTCTGGGCGCATTACACCGTGGATCCGGCCCTGGCCGAGCGCTACCCGCAATGGTTCTGCTTCCAACGGGAGCGGGGCGATGACGGCGGCCTGTATTACGGCTTTCCGGTGTTGAGCTGCACTGCCGATGGTCGCCCCCGGATCAAGGCGGGCATCGACTGGGCTCCCGAGGCGCTGCGGGTGCAGGACCCCAATGCGATGACCCGAGAGGTCCCGGCACGCCTGCTGGAGCTGCTCGACAACTTCCTGTTCAACGCACTGGAGGGAGTGCAGGAACGGGTGGACACCGTGATCAGCCCTTACTCGATGGCCAGTGATGTGAATTTCGTGCTCGACCGTCTCACCCCGACCCTCAGTGTGTTCGCGGGCGGCTCCGGCCAGGCGTTCAAGTTTGCGCCCCTGATCGGTGAGTCGCTCGCCCGACTGGCGTCGGGCCGCCCACCGGCAGTCGATCTCACCTGCTGGAGCCATCAGCGGGATGCCGTCCGCGCCTGA
- a CDS encoding glutamate dehydrogenase has protein sequence MSTPIATAPTAPAVSVLAEHVSDHLSVFVVAEDTSTGRPANGGLRLLNYPSDAACIADGERLAGLMTHKHDLYGTGFAGGKIVARAAEPAAVKEELISVTATLLEALDGSMITGCDLNTSLEDMERLTELTPHVLAAVGSPVDASAATAHGTLGAIEAVLGEALAEARPGRALVHGCGAVGGTVARVLVAHGWTVFTVDMDRERASFAGATPLPLDCPWWELRLDLVLPCSISGLINTEMASALPVKAIVPAANAPFQQPQLADDLRRRGVRVLPDPLVNAGAVIADSIERFAPEAWKTATADEVYRFVRDEVRQRANEFLAQRGDGLSVDAALERVTAGGGGAPIGLSFGEAA, from the coding sequence ATGAGCACCCCGATCGCCACCGCCCCCACCGCCCCAGCGGTGTCGGTGTTGGCTGAACACGTCTCCGACCATCTCTCGGTGTTTGTGGTGGCCGAAGACACCAGCACCGGGCGGCCAGCCAACGGTGGCCTGCGCCTCCTCAACTACCCCTCCGACGCAGCCTGCATCGCCGATGGCGAGCGCCTGGCGGGCCTGATGACCCACAAACATGATTTATATGGCACCGGTTTCGCCGGCGGCAAGATCGTGGCCCGCGCCGCGGAACCTGCAGCGGTGAAGGAGGAGCTGATCAGCGTGACCGCCACGCTGCTCGAGGCTCTGGATGGCTCGATGATCACCGGCTGTGATCTCAACACCAGCCTGGAAGACATGGAGCGTCTGACGGAGTTGACGCCCCATGTGCTCGCCGCCGTCGGCAGCCCTGTGGATGCCAGTGCCGCCACGGCCCATGGAACCCTGGGCGCCATCGAAGCGGTGCTGGGTGAGGCGTTGGCCGAGGCCAGGCCAGGCCGCGCGCTGGTGCACGGCTGCGGCGCCGTCGGTGGCACCGTCGCCCGGGTGCTGGTCGCCCATGGCTGGACGGTGTTCACCGTCGACATGGACCGGGAGCGCGCCAGCTTTGCCGGTGCCACGCCGCTACCGCTTGACTGCCCCTGGTGGGAGCTCAGGCTCGACCTGGTGCTGCCCTGCTCGATTTCCGGTCTGATCAACACGGAGATGGCCTCGGCCCTGCCCGTGAAGGCGATCGTGCCGGCGGCCAACGCCCCCTTCCAGCAGCCCCAGCTGGCGGATGACCTGCGCCGCCGCGGCGTTCGGGTGTTGCCGGATCCACTGGTGAATGCGGGCGCCGTGATCGCCGATTCAATCGAGCGCTTCGCCCCCGAGGCCTGGAAAACGGCCACAGCCGATGAGGTGTATCGCTTTGTGCGCGATGAAGTGCGGCAAAGGGCCAACGAATTTCTGGCCCAACGCGGGGATGGACTCAGCGTTGATGCTGCCCTGGAGCGGGTCACGGCCGGTGGCGGCGGTGCCCCCATCGGTCTCAGTTTCGGAGAGGCAGCATGA
- a CDS encoding SAM-dependent methyltransferase produces the protein MAIAMTTGYSAQTEGARLCIDAASDWALTCVEQLPHQNHHVLIDYGAADGGTAVGLWNQVLDHLHSRQPHAHLTLIGNDLPSNDNVALAANLALQIPRPPQPTVLVSARSFYEPSVAPNSVSFGFSATAMHWLSESPGPLPHHTHVLASGDAEAIKRFTAQALKDWTAILELRSRELQPGGRLLTVNLSRDPEGRYLGHNGGETRNVHDELHRIWRSLADEGVISEAQYRNGTILNFYKSPEEFMAPLKDASSAPYRNGLRLVDERTVHVRCPYRQRWNTDGDTAAFAAGLMATIRSWSRHSFASAAGDAAADAVYQRLEQRIADAPSDWSLDYVEHHQMMEKLA, from the coding sequence ATGGCCATTGCCATGACCACGGGTTACAGCGCACAGACCGAAGGCGCACGTCTCTGCATCGATGCCGCCTCCGACTGGGCCTTGACTTGTGTTGAACAACTTCCCCACCAGAACCATCACGTTCTGATCGATTACGGCGCTGCCGATGGCGGCACCGCCGTTGGCCTCTGGAACCAGGTGCTCGATCACCTCCACAGCCGCCAGCCCCACGCCCATCTGACGCTGATCGGCAACGATCTGCCCAGCAACGACAACGTTGCCCTGGCGGCGAATCTGGCCCTGCAGATCCCCAGGCCACCGCAGCCCACCGTGCTGGTGAGTGCCCGCAGCTTCTACGAGCCCTCGGTGGCGCCGAACAGCGTGAGCTTCGGCTTCTCCGCCACGGCGATGCACTGGCTGAGCGAATCCCCCGGCCCGCTGCCGCATCACACCCACGTGCTCGCGTCCGGTGATGCCGAGGCGATCAAGCGCTTCACCGCCCAGGCGCTGAAGGACTGGACGGCGATCCTCGAGCTGCGCAGCCGCGAACTGCAACCGGGCGGCAGGCTGCTGACGGTGAACCTCTCCCGCGATCCGGAGGGTCGCTATCTGGGGCACAACGGTGGCGAAACGCGCAATGTCCACGACGAGCTGCACCGGATCTGGCGGAGCCTCGCCGATGAGGGTGTGATCAGCGAGGCGCAGTACCGCAACGGCACGATCCTGAACTTCTACAAGTCGCCCGAGGAGTTCATGGCGCCGCTGAAGGACGCCAGCTCGGCCCCTTACCGCAACGGCCTGCGCCTGGTGGATGAACGCACCGTCCACGTGCGCTGCCCCTACAGACAGCGCTGGAACACCGATGGCGACACCGCCGCCTTCGCCGCCGGCCTGATGGCCACGATCCGCAGCTGGAGCCGGCACAGCTTCGCCAGCGCCGCTGGAGATGCCGCAGCCGACGCGGTGTATCAGCGCCTGGAACAACGCATTGCCGACGCCCCGAGCGACTGGAGCCTGGATTACGTGGAGCACCACCAGATGATGGAGAAGCTGGCCTGA
- the rdgB gene encoding RdgB/HAM1 family non-canonical purine NTP pyrophosphatase, with product MSQRTLVIASGNAGKIREFARLLSAVPLEVKPQPEGLDVEESGSTFAANARLKACAVAVATGAWALADDSGLSVDALQGAPGVFSARYAATDPERIARLLQELGDNPNRDAHFSAALCIAAPDGSVLAEVEGQCHGLITTAPRGDQGFGYDPIFEVANTGLTFAEMSLEEKKRHGHRGRAFALLEPQLQQLLQQG from the coding sequence ATGAGCCAGCGCACCTTGGTGATCGCCAGCGGCAATGCCGGCAAGATCCGCGAATTCGCCCGCCTGCTCAGCGCAGTCCCGCTGGAGGTGAAGCCCCAACCCGAGGGTCTGGACGTGGAGGAAAGCGGCTCCACCTTTGCCGCCAATGCCCGCCTCAAAGCCTGTGCGGTGGCAGTCGCCACAGGCGCATGGGCGCTGGCGGATGATTCCGGCCTCAGCGTGGACGCACTGCAGGGCGCTCCAGGCGTGTTCTCCGCCCGTTACGCAGCCACGGATCCCGAGCGGATCGCTCGTTTGCTGCAGGAACTGGGCGACAACCCAAACCGTGACGCCCACTTCAGTGCGGCCCTCTGCATCGCCGCGCCGGATGGAAGCGTGCTGGCGGAGGTGGAAGGGCAGTGCCATGGACTGATCACGACCGCCCCCAGGGGCGACCAGGGCTTCGGCTACGACCCGATCTTTGAAGTCGCCAATACCGGACTGACCTTTGCCGAGATGAGCCTGGAGGAGAAGAAACGTCACGGACACCGCGGCCGGGCCTTCGCCCTCCTCGAGCCCCAGCTCCAGCAACTTCTCCAACAGGGTTGA
- a CDS encoding phosphoglucomutase/phosphomannomutase family protein, whose translation MASAPLPLAAAPIKFGTDGWRGILGVDISVERLLPVAAASAQELAARAPEGLRSRTVVIGYDRRFLAPELAAAIAAAVRGCGLEPLLTDTPVPTPACSWAVVQRQALGALVITASHNPPEWLGLKIKGPFGGSVEGDFTAAVEQRLAVGGITPPVAGETSRFDGRGEHLDGLRRKLDLPSLCRGLEAMHLRVIVDPMHGSAAGCVAELLGDGINDRRLVQEIRSQRDPLFGGHPPEPLAPYLGDLIAAVKQATAAGQHAVGLVFDGDGDRIAAVDEEGRFCSTQQLMPLLIDHLARARQLPGSVVKTVSGSDLMRLVAEDLGREVLELPVGFKYIAAEMLAGEVLIGGEESGGVGFGMHLPERDALFAALLVLEALVEGGQPLGARIHALQQRCGGASHYDRLDLRLADMDCRRRLETLLAEEPPQEVAGAPVQEVIRTDGVKLRLGPSHWLMLRFSGTEPLLRLYCEGPDAARVAAVLDWARALATAV comes from the coding sequence ATGGCCTCCGCTCCCCTGCCCCTGGCTGCTGCTCCGATCAAGTTCGGCACCGATGGCTGGCGCGGCATCCTCGGCGTGGACATCAGCGTGGAACGCCTGTTGCCGGTGGCGGCCGCCTCGGCGCAGGAACTCGCCGCCCGGGCGCCCGAAGGCTTGCGCAGTCGCACCGTGGTGATCGGCTACGACCGCCGCTTTCTCGCCCCTGAGCTGGCGGCGGCGATCGCCGCCGCCGTCCGAGGCTGCGGCCTCGAGCCCCTGCTCACCGACACCCCCGTTCCCACGCCGGCGTGCAGCTGGGCGGTGGTCCAGCGCCAGGCCCTCGGCGCCCTGGTGATCACCGCCAGCCACAACCCACCGGAATGGCTGGGGCTCAAGATCAAGGGGCCCTTCGGAGGATCAGTGGAGGGAGACTTCACTGCCGCCGTGGAGCAGCGCCTGGCGGTTGGTGGCATCACGCCACCCGTTGCGGGGGAAACCTCCCGATTCGACGGGCGAGGCGAGCATCTCGACGGGCTGCGCCGCAAGCTGGATCTGCCCTCCCTCTGTCGTGGCCTGGAGGCGATGCACCTGCGCGTGATCGTGGATCCGATGCATGGTTCGGCAGCGGGCTGCGTGGCAGAACTGCTCGGCGATGGGATCAATGATCGTCGGCTGGTGCAGGAAATCCGCAGTCAGCGCGATCCCCTCTTCGGGGGTCATCCACCCGAACCCCTCGCCCCCTATTTGGGCGACCTGATCGCCGCGGTGAAGCAGGCCACCGCCGCGGGCCAGCACGCCGTTGGCCTGGTCTTCGATGGCGACGGTGATCGTATCGCCGCCGTGGATGAAGAGGGGCGGTTCTGCAGCACCCAGCAGCTGATGCCGTTGCTGATCGATCACCTGGCCCGAGCCCGACAACTCCCCGGCTCCGTGGTGAAAACCGTGAGTGGTTCCGATCTGATGCGTCTGGTGGCGGAAGACCTGGGCCGCGAGGTGCTTGAACTGCCCGTGGGCTTCAAATACATCGCCGCCGAAATGCTGGCTGGCGAGGTGCTGATCGGTGGCGAAGAATCCGGAGGCGTGGGCTTCGGCATGCATCTGCCGGAACGGGATGCGCTGTTCGCAGCCCTGCTGGTGCTCGAGGCTCTGGTGGAAGGTGGCCAGCCCCTGGGCGCCAGAATCCATGCTCTGCAGCAGCGCTGTGGCGGCGCCAGCCACTACGACCGGCTCGATCTCCGCCTGGCCGACATGGACTGCCGCCGGCGTCTGGAGACCCTGCTGGCAGAGGAACCGCCGCAGGAGGTGGCGGGAGCCCCCGTTCAGGAGGTGATCCGCACCGATGGAGTGAAACTGCGACTGGGACCGAGTCACTGGTTGATGCTGCGCTTCTCGGGCACCGAACCCTTGCTGCGCCTCTATTGCGAAGGCCCCGATGCCGCACGGGTCGCCGCGGTGCTCGACTGGGCCCGCGCCTTGGCGACGGCGGTTTGA
- a CDS encoding TM0106 family RecB-like putative nuclease encodes MGDTPAADKPEGQVLSDRLLRSWLRCRRRAWLDRYGDPADRRYTAHRTLQLDDQQRCFVALLPEKPRHGLRAMEAGAASVVGVRLHGQGPQGWALECHPALLQRVPGQSRWGDFAYRPVLARQGRRLTREHRLPLALAGRLLAPLQAAPVPEALAVAGAGRRLETERLPLSHGLQSQLDEALRKLAQDLQRGAPPPLAADRRKCTLCSWRGVCNREAAEQGHLSEVSGIGAKRREMLQELGFAGLADLAAADPQQLAVRLERFGEQHGAMAEPLVAQARAQRDGRVERLDPRPALPELTHAPGVLLYDIESDPDARDDFLHGFLRLPRDPAGGWALEQARYHPLLTLQEQGERSCWRRLERLLERYGDWPVLHYGETESLALRRMAQRQGLGEAGQAAIRARLVDVHERVRRHWRLPLNSYGLKTVAAWRGFRWRQPGVDGARALLWWRQWRGSGRQNRGHVQALRWIFAYNHDDNLATWAVAQWLAEQDSLSDQDSLLRQDDSLGSRNPVGGEI; translated from the coding sequence ATGGGTGACACCCCTGCTGCTGACAAGCCCGAAGGGCAGGTGCTGAGTGATCGCCTGCTGCGCAGCTGGTTGCGCTGTCGGCGTCGCGCCTGGCTCGATCGGTATGGCGATCCCGCCGATCGTCGTTACACGGCCCATCGCACGCTCCAGCTCGATGATCAGCAGCGCTGTTTCGTGGCCCTGCTTCCGGAGAAACCCCGCCACGGCTTGCGGGCGATGGAAGCGGGCGCGGCGTCGGTGGTGGGGGTGCGTCTGCACGGTCAGGGGCCGCAGGGCTGGGCACTCGAGTGCCACCCTGCCCTGCTGCAGCGGGTGCCGGGCCAGAGCCGCTGGGGCGATTTCGCCTACCGGCCGGTGCTGGCGCGCCAGGGGCGTCGCCTGACCCGCGAGCATCGATTGCCTCTGGCTCTGGCCGGGCGGTTGCTGGCTCCTCTTCAAGCGGCGCCCGTACCGGAGGCGTTGGCGGTGGCCGGCGCCGGGCGCCGCCTGGAGACCGAGCGTCTGCCCCTCAGCCATGGCCTGCAGAGTCAGTTGGATGAGGCCCTCCGCAAGCTGGCGCAGGATCTGCAGCGGGGTGCTCCGCCGCCGCTGGCGGCGGATCGGCGCAAATGCACGCTGTGCAGCTGGCGTGGCGTCTGCAATCGGGAGGCGGCAGAGCAGGGGCACCTCAGCGAGGTGAGCGGCATCGGTGCCAAGCGTCGGGAGATGCTGCAGGAGCTCGGGTTTGCCGGGCTCGCCGATCTGGCGGCTGCGGATCCGCAGCAGCTCGCGGTTCGTTTGGAGCGCTTCGGCGAGCAGCACGGTGCGATGGCCGAGCCCCTCGTCGCCCAGGCCCGGGCCCAGCGGGACGGACGGGTGGAACGTCTGGATCCCCGCCCCGCGTTGCCGGAGTTGACCCATGCCCCCGGAGTGCTGCTCTATGACATCGAATCGGATCCCGATGCCCGTGATGACTTTCTGCATGGTTTTCTGCGGCTTCCCCGCGATCCCGCCGGTGGCTGGGCACTGGAGCAGGCGCGCTATCACCCGCTGCTGACGCTTCAGGAGCAAGGGGAGCGCTCCTGCTGGCGGCGGCTCGAGCGCCTGCTCGAGCGTTACGGCGACTGGCCCGTGCTCCATTACGGCGAAACCGAATCCCTGGCTTTGAGGCGGATGGCTCAGCGTCAGGGGCTGGGGGAGGCAGGGCAGGCCGCCATCCGGGCGCGGCTGGTGGATGTGCATGAACGTGTGCGCCGCCACTGGCGCCTGCCCCTGAACAGCTATGGCCTCAAAACGGTGGCGGCCTGGCGGGGATTCCGCTGGCGGCAGCCGGGGGTGGATGGGGCGCGGGCCCTGCTCTGGTGGCGGCAGTGGCGTGGCTCCGGTCGCCAGAACCGCGGGCACGTGCAGGCGCTGCGCTGGATCTTTGCCTACAACCACGACGACAACCTGGCCACCTGGGCCGTGGCGCAATGGCTGGCAGAGCAAGACAGCCTGTCCGATCAAGACAGCCTGCTGCGTCAGGATGATTCCCTCGGGTCGCGGAACCCCGTCGGTGGGGAGATCTGA
- a CDS encoding folate-binding protein YgfZ, with product MTAPTADVLLWDATFPLLRLQGVGARDFLHGQTSADLQQAADHALIRSCWLTATGRVQALLEVRLDDEGADVLVLSGEAAALASGFDRVIFPADRVRLLPLAQQRRLQRLQAPGVHRPWSDDVLWCDDSCLPAAWEALPRAEASALEAWRLRVGLPRHPAELNGDTNPLELGLGDWLSLSKGCYLGQETIAKLTARDGVKQKLRHWQLVEAPTGLTIEPGTPLNLSNERAGLITSALPTPGGWQGLALVRRAALEAPQLQLQLGDEGLTLQISPPTGFRDPRESS from the coding sequence ATGACGGCACCAACCGCTGACGTGTTGCTCTGGGATGCCACCTTTCCCCTGCTACGCCTTCAGGGCGTGGGCGCCCGCGACTTCCTGCATGGGCAGACCAGCGCCGACCTGCAGCAGGCCGCCGACCATGCCCTGATCCGCAGCTGCTGGCTGACGGCCACCGGACGGGTGCAGGCGCTGCTGGAGGTGCGTCTCGATGACGAGGGCGCCGATGTGCTGGTGCTGAGCGGAGAGGCGGCAGCGCTGGCCAGCGGCTTTGATCGGGTGATCTTCCCGGCCGATCGGGTGCGCCTGTTGCCGTTGGCGCAGCAACGCCGCCTTCAGCGCCTGCAGGCCCCAGGCGTCCATCGCCCCTGGAGTGACGACGTGCTCTGGTGCGACGACAGTTGCCTTCCGGCGGCATGGGAGGCGCTGCCGCGGGCCGAGGCCAGCGCCCTGGAGGCCTGGCGGCTGCGGGTCGGCTTGCCACGCCACCCCGCCGAACTCAACGGAGACACCAATCCGCTGGAGCTGGGGCTGGGCGACTGGTTGAGCCTGAGCAAGGGTTGCTACCTGGGGCAGGAAACGATCGCCAAGCTGACGGCACGCGATGGCGTCAAACAAAAACTGCGCCACTGGCAGCTGGTCGAGGCTCCCACCGGCTTGACGATCGAACCGGGCACGCCCCTGAATCTCAGCAACGAACGGGCAGGGCTGATCACCTCAGCCCTGCCCACCCCAGGTGGCTGGCAGGGGCTGGCGCTGGTGCGTCGAGCCGCCCTGGAGGCTCCGCAGCTGCAGCTGCAGCTGGGCGACGAGGGGCTCACGCTTCAGATCTCCCCACCGACGGGGTTCCGCGACCCGAGGGAATCATCCTGA
- the pyrE gene encoding orotate phosphoribosyltransferase: MSTPSPGLREARDQLLSRLAREAYRHGQFTLASGRSSAHYVNCKPVALSGSGLALLGPTLLDLVDADAVAVSGLTLGADPLVSCVAMAAAQQGRDLDALIVRKEAKGHGTGAWLEGPLPAAGARVTVLEDVVTTGGSSIKAVTQLREAGYQVRRVVTIVDREEGGAAAMTAAELELVSLFRLSEVAARAQELMA; this comes from the coding sequence ATGAGCACCCCATCTCCCGGCCTCCGTGAGGCGCGCGATCAACTGCTCAGTCGCCTCGCCCGGGAGGCCTACCGCCACGGCCAGTTCACGCTTGCCTCAGGCCGCAGCAGTGCCCATTACGTGAACTGCAAGCCGGTGGCTCTGAGCGGCAGCGGCCTCGCCCTGCTCGGCCCCACTCTGCTCGACCTGGTGGACGCCGATGCCGTCGCCGTCAGCGGACTCACCCTCGGAGCCGATCCGCTGGTGAGCTGCGTGGCGATGGCCGCGGCCCAGCAGGGACGCGATCTCGACGCCCTGATCGTGCGCAAGGAAGCCAAGGGCCATGGCACCGGTGCCTGGCTGGAGGGGCCCCTGCCAGCAGCCGGCGCCAGGGTGACCGTGCTCGAAGACGTGGTCACCACCGGCGGCTCCTCGATCAAGGCGGTGACCCAACTGCGTGAGGCGGGCTATCAGGTGCGTCGGGTGGTGACGATCGTCGACCGGGAGGAAGGGGGCGCCGCCGCCATGACCGCCGCCGAACTGGAGTTGGTGAGCCTGTTTCGCCTCAGCGAGGTGGCCGCCCGCGCCCAGGAGCTGATGGCATGA